One stretch of Croceibacterium atlanticum DNA includes these proteins:
- a CDS encoding Y-family DNA polymerase, with product MTEPALATRRYLALWFPQLPADRWCRTHGGKPADTPTVFVEKHGGAVRIAALDAQAQRLGLAPGLTLADARARIPELVAIEYDPHADRLWLERIADGCDRWTPMVELDPPDGITLDITGCAHLAGGEAALALEIERCCAAAGLGLRHAFAGTPEAAQALARFQTVPAADERQAVRRLSIAALRLEEETERALRYAGLKTLGDLAARPSAPLAARFGTEMMARLDRLLGHTDSRISPRRAPPVLIFERRFAEPIARIEDVLAVLDGLVGEAAGMLEERHEGGRQFVARLYRSDGAVREIMIETGQPTRDPAITGRLFRERIDTLADPIDPGFGFDLVRLAVPTTEPLGSLQLGLEGGGISEEAMAALIDRLSSRLGRDRIRRFARRDTHVPEQQAFTLPAVERSDPVPWPVPPRGEPPLRPLHLFDPPQPVEVLAEVPDGPPRSFRWRSTLHEVKRFEGPERIAGEWWRVPIERLPEPEAGVVRKRAGKDEGEKHLPPPRRPLLTRDYFRVEDARGRRFWLFRHGLYERETGNPAWYIHGLFA from the coding sequence GTGACCGAGCCTGCTTTGGCGACGCGACGCTATCTGGCGCTGTGGTTTCCACAACTCCCGGCCGATCGCTGGTGCAGGACGCATGGCGGCAAGCCGGCTGATACACCGACTGTCTTTGTCGAGAAGCATGGCGGTGCGGTACGTATCGCAGCCCTCGATGCGCAAGCGCAGCGCCTTGGTCTCGCTCCCGGTCTGACGCTGGCCGATGCGCGTGCACGCATCCCTGAATTGGTTGCGATCGAATATGATCCCCATGCCGATCGGCTCTGGCTGGAACGTATCGCCGATGGTTGCGATCGCTGGACGCCGATGGTCGAGCTTGATCCGCCGGACGGAATAACGCTCGACATCACCGGCTGCGCGCATCTGGCCGGCGGTGAGGCCGCGCTGGCGCTGGAGATCGAGCGATGTTGCGCAGCCGCCGGGCTGGGCCTGCGCCATGCCTTTGCCGGAACGCCCGAAGCCGCGCAGGCGCTGGCCCGTTTTCAGACCGTGCCGGCAGCTGATGAGCGTCAGGCGGTGCGCCGTCTTTCCATTGCCGCACTGCGGCTGGAGGAGGAGACGGAGAGAGCGCTGCGATATGCGGGGTTGAAAACCCTGGGCGATCTCGCTGCTCGTCCTTCGGCCCCGCTCGCCGCGCGGTTCGGAACGGAAATGATGGCAAGGCTGGACCGGCTGCTGGGCCATACGGACAGCCGCATCTCCCCCCGTCGGGCGCCTCCCGTATTGATTTTCGAACGACGCTTTGCCGAACCCATCGCGCGTATTGAGGATGTGCTGGCGGTGCTTGATGGCCTCGTGGGGGAGGCGGCCGGTATGCTGGAGGAACGCCACGAGGGCGGGCGGCAATTCGTCGCGCGCCTCTATCGTAGCGATGGCGCGGTGCGTGAAATAATGATCGAGACCGGGCAGCCTACCCGCGACCCTGCCATCACCGGCCGGTTGTTCCGTGAACGTATCGACACGCTTGCCGACCCGATTGATCCCGGTTTTGGCTTCGATCTTGTACGGTTGGCGGTGCCGACCACCGAACCTCTTGGATCGTTGCAGCTTGGGCTGGAAGGGGGAGGGATAAGTGAGGAGGCGATGGCTGCGCTGATCGATCGGCTGAGTAGCCGGCTGGGACGCGATCGCATACGCCGTTTTGCCCGGCGGGACACGCATGTTCCCGAGCAACAGGCATTTACCCTGCCGGCGGTCGAGAGAAGCGATCCTGTCCCTTGGCCAGTGCCACCCAGGGGCGAGCCACCTCTGCGCCCGCTACATCTGTTCGATCCGCCTCAGCCGGTAGAGGTGCTGGCAGAAGTACCTGATGGCCCGCCCCGGAGCTTTCGCTGGCGCAGCACGCTGCATGAAGTGAAGCGCTTTGAAGGCCCGGAGCGTATTGCTGGAGAATGGTGGCGCGTACCGATTGAACGCCTGCCCGAGCCTGAAGCTGGCGTCGTGCGAAAACGCGCCGGCAAAGATGAGGGCGAAAAGCATTTGCCGCCTCCCCGCCGCCCCTTGCTTACGCGGGATTATTTCCGGGTGGAGGACGCGCGCGGTCGCCGTTTCTGGCTGTTCCGCCATGGTCTTTACGAGCGCGAAACGGGCAATCCGGCCTGGTACATTCATGGGCTGTTCGCATGA
- a CDS encoding ImuA family protein, with amino-acid sequence MKRKIARIENQKTGRSSAPLGYAGLDAAIGGGLARGRLHEVFARELADNSSAAGFAAMLACLASQEGAPLFWLREERAARRQGLLHAPGLTEIGIDPRRMVLIMLPDPVALLRAAVDVVRCASIGAVVIELWRRPRALDLTASRRLALAAEASGVTPLLLRIEAEPGPSAAQTRWSVSAAPSVALEAEAPGRPAFNVKLLRQRGRPDGGCWHLEWDRDRACFGDATLSGAVVSTTPGRSLVQDAWRQAG; translated from the coding sequence GTGAAAAGGAAAATCGCTCGGATCGAGAATCAAAAGACCGGGAGGTCTTCAGCGCCTCTTGGATATGCCGGGCTGGATGCCGCAATCGGCGGCGGTCTGGCTCGTGGGCGATTGCACGAGGTGTTCGCAAGGGAGCTGGCCGACAACAGCAGTGCGGCAGGCTTCGCGGCAATGCTGGCTTGCCTGGCAAGTCAGGAGGGGGCGCCCCTGTTCTGGCTGCGCGAGGAGAGGGCCGCGAGGCGACAGGGATTACTGCATGCGCCAGGATTGACCGAGATCGGAATCGATCCGCGGCGAATGGTGCTGATCATGTTGCCCGATCCGGTGGCGTTGCTGCGTGCAGCAGTCGATGTGGTGCGTTGTGCATCCATCGGTGCGGTAGTGATCGAGTTGTGGCGCCGTCCGCGCGCGCTCGACCTGACTGCAAGCCGGCGTCTGGCGCTGGCGGCCGAAGCATCGGGCGTCACTCCCTTGCTGCTGCGGATCGAGGCAGAACCCGGCCCCAGCGCTGCGCAGACACGCTGGAGCGTAAGCGCAGCGCCTTCTGTGGCCCTGGAGGCCGAAGCGCCCGGCCGACCCGCCTTCAACGTCAAATTGTTGCGTCAGCGCGGCCGCCCAGATGGCGGATGCTGGCATCTGGAGTGGGATCGTGACCGAGCCTGCTTTGGCGACGCGACGCTATCTGGCGCTGTGGTTTCCACAACTCCCGGCCGATCGCTGGTGCAGGACGCATGGCGGCAAGCCGGCTGA
- a CDS encoding DUF6152 family protein, whose protein sequence is MIVRKTRLALAAAALAGLAAVATPGSAHHSTAMFEWGTSTAMKNVTVERWEWTNPHTFIYVRDADGKRWAFEGMSPNHLSRAGWSKRSLKPGDKIDLTYYKLRDGRRGGFNVTVTKTDGTQLTQLPGQE, encoded by the coding sequence ATGATAGTCAGGAAGACCAGACTTGCCCTTGCCGCCGCTGCGCTGGCCGGCCTTGCCGCCGTCGCCACGCCTGGCTCCGCCCATCATTCCACGGCGATGTTTGAATGGGGGACATCCACCGCAATGAAGAATGTGACGGTGGAACGGTGGGAATGGACCAATCCGCACACCTTCATTTATGTCCGCGATGCCGATGGCAAGCGCTGGGCGTTCGAGGGGATGAGTCCCAACCACCTGTCTCGCGCGGGCTGGTCGAAACGCTCGCTCAAGCCAGGGGACAAGATCGACCTCACCTATTACAAACTGCGCGATGGCCGGCGCGGCGGTTTCAATGTCACCGTGACCAAGACGGATGGCACGCAGCTGACGCAATTGCCCGGCCAGGAATGA
- a CDS encoding entericidin A/B family lipoprotein: MSRKSIALAALVLAAVTLSACNTVKGLGRDIESVGEAGDRAI; this comes from the coding sequence ATGTCGCGTAAATCCATTGCCCTTGCAGCGCTTGTGCTGGCGGCAGTCACCCTTTCGGCCTGCAACACGGTCAAGGGCCTCGGCCGGGATATCGAATCCGTTGGCGAAGCGGGCGATCGCGCGATCTGA
- a CDS encoding MmcB family DNA repair protein — translation MTESDVIAQERGLGQEDRRSAAVARGICRLFARNDVWMLSEMPLRNGRRADLMGIDPKGRIVIVEIKTARSDLLGDGKWPDYLDFCDRFYWGLPPELDRACLDGQDFRPDCCGVIVADEYDAEIVRPAPSQPLAAARRKVEVERLARAALRRRLSAIDPVCMEWARNA, via the coding sequence ATGACCGAATCGGATGTGATCGCCCAGGAACGGGGCCTCGGCCAAGAGGACCGGCGTTCTGCCGCCGTGGCGCGTGGCATTTGCCGGCTTTTTGCCCGCAACGATGTCTGGATGCTGTCGGAAATGCCGCTTCGCAATGGGCGCCGTGCAGATCTGATGGGCATCGATCCAAAGGGCCGGATCGTGATTGTCGAAATCAAGACGGCACGGTCGGATTTGCTGGGCGATGGGAAATGGCCCGATTATCTCGACTTCTGCGATCGTTTCTATTGGGGCCTGCCGCCGGAACTGGACCGCGCCTGTCTGGACGGGCAGGATTTCCGGCCGGATTGCTGCGGCGTGATCGTCGCCGATGAATATGACGCGGAAATCGTGCGGCCAGCCCCCAGCCAGCCGCTGGCAGCGGCACGGCGCAAGGTGGAGGTGGAACGGCTGGCCCGTGCAGCCTTGAGGCGGCGGCTCTCCGCAATCGATCCTGTCTGCATGGAATGGGCCCGCAACGCCTGA
- a CDS encoding sterol desaturase family protein, with the protein MQAAIIVSAIAMTAIVALRYLAASGAFAFATSRTRPGLYAGLGPQIRREIGWSLASAAIYGVPAGIVAWGWQEHGWTRIYADWGAYPLWYMPLSLFLYLFLHDTWFYWTHRLLHRPRWFRVAHAVHHASRPPTAWAAMSFHPIEALTGAIVIPALVFFVPIHVAMLGLVLTIMTVMGVTNHMGWEMFPRALVHSRLGNWLITASHHQRHHDEYRCNYGLYFRFWDRLCGTDRGLAKPR; encoded by the coding sequence ATGCAGGCCGCTATCATCGTTTCGGCAATCGCCATGACGGCAATCGTCGCCCTGCGATATCTTGCGGCCAGCGGCGCCTTTGCCTTCGCGACGTCACGCACAAGGCCGGGGCTTTATGCCGGGCTGGGCCCGCAGATCCGGCGTGAAATCGGCTGGTCGCTGGCTTCGGCCGCGATCTATGGTGTGCCTGCCGGTATTGTCGCATGGGGCTGGCAGGAACATGGCTGGACCCGGATCTATGCCGATTGGGGCGCCTATCCGTTGTGGTACATGCCGCTTTCGCTGTTTCTCTATCTCTTCCTGCATGACACATGGTTTTACTGGACGCACCGCCTGCTGCACCGGCCGCGCTGGTTCCGCGTGGCACATGCCGTCCACCATGCCAGCCGTCCGCCCACCGCCTGGGCTGCAATGAGTTTCCATCCCATCGAAGCCTTGACCGGGGCGATCGTCATCCCCGCACTGGTCTTTTTCGTCCCGATCCATGTCGCCATGCTGGGCCTGGTGCTGACCATCATGACGGTGATGGGCGTGACCAATCACATGGGGTGGGAAATGTTTCCCCGCGCGCTGGTTCATTCGCGGTTGGGAAACTGGCTGATAACGGCCAGTCACCACCAGCGCCATCATGATGAGTATCGATGCAATTACGGCCTGTATTTTCGTTTCTGGGATCGCCTGTGTGGAACCGATCGCGGCCTGGCAAAACCTCGCTGA